A single Thiohalobacter thiocyanaticus DNA region contains:
- a CDS encoding heterodisulfide reductase-related iron-sulfur binding cluster yields the protein MSTPREGSLEAPQRHPLDWKSEEFHDESALFSELERVFDICHGCRRCFSLCNAFPTLFDAIDESDTLELDGVPKQVYWDVVDHCYLCDMCFMTKCPYVPPHEWNVDFPHLMLRAKAVKHKQGKTRPRDKLLTSTDLVGRLAGIPVVSGVVNKANRMPAARKLLDKTLGVHPDALLPEYHSKTLRKRAKGHQSQHNAAEAAGPTRGKVALFATCYGNYNEPHVGEDLIAVFEHNRIPVRLVEKEQCCGMPKLELGDLEAVEKAKDANIPQLIKLIDEGWDIVAPVPSCVLMFKQELPLMFPDDADVAKVRDNIYDPFEYLYLRHKHDKLDTDFKQPLGRIAYQVPCHLRVQNIGLKTRDVLQLVPDTEVQAIERCSGHDGTYAVKSEFHETSMKIVKPVVNRVKQAEADHYSSDCPMAGHQIENGLQSGQGPEHPLTLLRKAYGLPGA from the coding sequence ATGAGCACACCACGTGAAGGCAGCCTGGAAGCGCCGCAGCGACATCCGCTGGACTGGAAGAGTGAGGAGTTCCACGACGAGTCCGCCCTGTTCAGCGAACTGGAGCGGGTGTTCGACATCTGTCACGGCTGCCGCCGCTGCTTCAGCCTGTGCAATGCCTTTCCCACCCTGTTCGACGCCATCGACGAATCCGACACCCTGGAGCTCGACGGGGTGCCGAAGCAGGTCTACTGGGACGTGGTCGATCACTGCTACCTGTGCGACATGTGCTTCATGACCAAGTGTCCCTATGTGCCGCCGCACGAGTGGAACGTGGATTTCCCTCACTTGATGCTGCGGGCCAAGGCGGTCAAGCATAAGCAGGGCAAGACCCGGCCACGCGACAAGCTGCTTACCTCCACCGATCTGGTCGGTCGTCTGGCCGGCATCCCGGTGGTCTCGGGTGTGGTCAACAAGGCCAACCGAATGCCGGCGGCGCGCAAGCTGCTGGACAAGACCCTGGGCGTGCATCCCGACGCCCTGCTGCCCGAGTATCACAGCAAAACCCTGCGCAAGCGGGCGAAGGGGCATCAGTCGCAACACAATGCGGCGGAGGCGGCCGGTCCGACCCGCGGCAAAGTGGCCCTGTTCGCCACCTGCTACGGCAACTACAACGAGCCGCATGTGGGCGAGGACCTGATCGCCGTGTTCGAGCACAACCGCATTCCGGTGCGGCTGGTGGAAAAGGAACAGTGCTGCGGCATGCCCAAGCTGGAACTGGGCGACCTGGAGGCGGTGGAGAAGGCGAAGGACGCCAACATCCCGCAGCTGATCAAGCTCATCGACGAGGGCTGGGACATCGTTGCGCCGGTGCCCTCATGCGTGCTCATGTTCAAGCAGGAACTGCCCCTGATGTTCCCGGATGACGCGGATGTCGCCAAGGTGCGCGACAACATCTACGACCCTTTCGAATACCTCTACCTGCGGCACAAGCACGACAAGCTGGATACCGACTTCAAACAGCCGCTGGGCAGGATCGCCTACCAGGTGCCCTGCCACCTGCGGGTGCAGAACATCGGTCTGAAGACCCGCGACGTGCTGCAGCTGGTGCCCGATACCGAGGTGCAGGCCATCGAGCGCTGCTCAGGCCACGACGGTACCTACGCGGTCAAGTCCGAGTTCCACGAGACCTCGATGAAGATCGTCAAGCCCGTGGTCAACCGGGTCAAACAGGCCGAGGCCGACCACTACAGCAGTGACTGCCCGATGGCCGGCCACCAGATCGAGAACGGCCTGCAGTCGGGGCAGGGGCCGGAGCATCCGCTGACCCTGCTGCGCAAGGCCTACGGATTGCCGGGCGCATGA
- a CDS encoding DUF3501 family protein — MEKLTRDDLYSLEKYSEVRPEFRSKVLAHKKHRKVALGPNATLYFEDRLTMQYQIQEMLRAERIFEAEGIEDELAAYNPLIPDGSNWKATFMIEVSDPEERKQLLARLVGVEDKVWVRVGEHPAVYAIADEDLERETEEKTSSVHFLRFELTPEMVDAIRNGAGVSAGIDHPEFPHQVELPSAVARSLAADLD, encoded by the coding sequence ATGGAAAAACTGACCCGCGACGATCTCTATTCACTGGAGAAATATTCGGAAGTGCGTCCTGAGTTCCGCAGCAAGGTGCTCGCGCACAAGAAACACCGCAAGGTCGCCCTGGGGCCGAACGCCACCCTGTATTTCGAGGACCGCCTGACCATGCAGTACCAGATCCAGGAGATGCTGCGGGCCGAGCGCATCTTCGAGGCCGAAGGCATCGAGGATGAACTGGCCGCCTACAACCCGCTCATCCCCGACGGCAGCAACTGGAAGGCCACCTTCATGATCGAGGTGTCGGATCCCGAGGAGCGCAAGCAGCTCCTGGCCAGGCTGGTCGGGGTCGAGGACAAGGTCTGGGTGCGCGTGGGCGAGCACCCGGCGGTCTATGCCATCGCCGACGAGGACCTCGAGCGCGAGACCGAGGAAAAGACCTCATCGGTGCATTTCCTGCGTTTCGAGCTCACTCCCGAAATGGTCGACGCCATCAGGAACGGCGCCGGGGTGAGTGCCGGTATCGATCATCCCGAATTTCCGCACCAGGTCGAACTGCCGTCGGCCGTGGCCCGGTCGCTGGCCGCAGATCTGGACTGA